The DNA segment TTCGCCCAAGACTACGCCATGCAGATTTGGCCAGTAGAGCCGAGCTTTAAACCGGATATAGCAAAGAAAAAACTCATCGTGGATACCATGCTCCAACCAGGAAAGCTAACCTTAGTGGGCACTGAAAAGGATTATGTGAGGGCCACGGGGAAAGGGAGAGCAAGCATGACGATGACCTCTATCGAACACCTAATTAATCCCTGTTCGCTTTGAATCTAAAAGGGTTTGTTAGCACATTCTTCAAGTCCACCCCTGACGGTGAGATAGATAGGAAAACGCCTGTGTTCTGGTTCTTTCGCAAGAAAACCCCTACGCAAAAGGCATTTGGAGTTCTCCAGCGCCAATGTCGCCGGGCGCCGCTTGCAGAACAAGTCGGGGCAGGGACGGTTGTTGATGTGCTCCATGGTGGGTTCAGCAAGGAGTTCGGTAGCCTGAGCGAGTTTTGCAACCAGTCTCGCACGGTTCAAAGCGAATACATGAGGCGATTGGGGCAAATGCAGGACCACAAACAAACCAAGCTTGGCACCGATCTGTTTGGCTTGTGGGTCATCTCGGCCCAGGTCGAAGATACCGTGACGCATGATGCAATCGAGAAAATTATGAGGCAGTTCTCTCGACAAGCCAGCAGCGTTAACTCCTAGGAAAAAAAATGAGTCACAAGATTTTCTTGAGCCACAATCACGCGTGGTTTTTGACAATACATTTTGACAATAGACAAAATATTCTGACAACAAACAATGTATTTTGACAAAAACCCCAGGCCCCTGATTTCAGGGGCTTTTCTTTTTTGAAGTTCTCCACCATATGTCTGATTGTGGAATGTGAGCTGTAACCGTCTGGCCAACTCACCTCTCAGCACACAGACCAGCTCGAACTAGAACAAATGAAAAGCAAAGCCTTTGCCCGCAGCTATATCCATTGGCTAAGCCTCTCTCTGACGTAGCTCATGCAGTGCTTGACACTGGGTCGCCATCGACGTCGGCTTCGTTGTATACTGCTCGCTCTGCATACCTTTGAGCTACAGGAACACCAGCATGACTGTACTCCAAACGATCTACTGGCAGCCTACGCCGCCTTAGCGCTACGCCCCCTCGCAACAACCTGCTTCCGCTAGCCTCGCTCGCGGGTGCGCACTGCTGTACGCCTGGTTTTACACCTTAAGCACACAGCAAAAAAATCCTCAAAATTTGAATTTGTATCGATTCGCTCGCCACTCCCTTGGCGTGCGCGATGCTTTGCCTTGGATATTTTCTATGCTGCAAAAACTTAGACAAACGTGGTTTTCCAACGTCCGTGGCGACGTGCTCGCGGGGCTGGTGGTCGCACTCGCGCTGATCCCGGAAGCCATCGCCTTTTCCATCATCGCCGGGGTAGATCCCAAAGTCGGTCTCTACGCCTCCTTCTGTATCTGTACTGTCATCGCCTTTGTCGGCGGACGCCCCGGAATGATCTCGGCGGCGACAGGTGCCATGGCACTGCTGATGGTTACGCTGGTAAAAGAGCATGGACTCCAGTACCTGCTGGCCGCGACTCTACTATGTGGCGTACTTCAAATCCTTGCCGGCTACCTGAAGCTTGGCTCGTTGATGCGCTTTGTTTCACGCTCGGTAGTCACCGGCTTCGTAAACGCATTGGCGATTCTGATTTTTATGGCCCAATTGCCTGAGTTGACCAATGTCACTTGGCATGTTTATGCCATGACCGCAGCGGGCCTGGGAATCATCTACCTGTTTCCGTATGTACCGAAAATCGGCAAGCTGATTCCTTCTCCATTGGTGTGCATTCTGACGCTGACTGCCATCGCTATTTACCTCGGTTTGGATATCCGCACCGTCGGTGACATGGGCCAACTGCCTGATACGCTCCCGATCTTCCTCTGGCCTGAAGTTCCGCTGAATTTTGAAACCCTGCGCATCATTTTCCCGTACTCGGCTGCGTTGGCAGTAGTCGGTCTACTCGAATCAATGATGACCGCGACCATCGTCGACGACCTTACCGATACCACCAGCAACAAAAACCGCGAGTGCAAAGGCCAGGGTGTGGCCAACATCGCTGCCGGCATGCTTGGCGGCATGGCAGGTTGCGCCATGATCGGCCAGTCGATCATCAACGTGAAATCTGGTGGCCGCAGCCGTCTCTCGACATTGTGTGCCGGCGTTTTCCTGCTGCTGATGGTGGTATTTCTTGGCGAATGGCTCTCCAAAATCCCTATGGCCGCACTCGTGGCTGTGATGATCATGGTGTCCATCGGCACCTTTAGCTGGGATTCTTTGCGTAATCTGAAAGAGCATCCGCTGTCGACCAACCTTGTCATGGTGGCGACCGTCGTGGTCGTCGTGGCCACTCACAACCTGGCTTACGGCGTACTGGTAGGTGTGCTGCTGGCTTCGCTGTTTTTTGCCAATAAGGTCGGGCACTACCTGGATATCAAGAGCACTCTGGAAGAGACGAAATCACATAGGACTTACTACGTCGTGGGCCAGGTGTTCTTTAGCTCTGCGGACAAGTTCACTGAGGTTTTTGACTTTAAGGAAGCGCTCAACAAGGTCACCATCGATCTCACACAGGCGCATTTCTGGGATATCACCGCCGTCGCAGCCCTGGATAAGGTCGTGATCAAGTTCCGACGCGAAGGCGCTGAGGTTGAAGTGCTCGGTCTCAATGAAGCCAGCGCAACAATCGTTGACCGCTTCGGCGTGCATGACAAACCCGGTGCCATCGACAAGCTCATGAGCCACTAAGGAGAACGACAATGACCCACATAATGGCCTGCATTGATAACTCACAATCCTCATTGGCGGTCTGCGATTACGCAGCATGGGCCTCGCAACGACTCAGCGCTCCCCTGACCTTGCTTCATGTGCTGGATAAGGAGAAATATCCTGCATCCGCTGACCTCAGCGGCAATATCGGTCTCGGCAGCAGAGAACATCTACTGGAGGAGTTGGCCACGCTGGATGCGCAGCGGGCAAAACTGGCCTTGGAGCATGGGCAGCACATGCTTGAAAAAGCTCGCGAGCGAACAGTCCACTCTGGCGCCATGTCACCTGATATGAAGCAGCGCCATGGCCATCTCGTCGAAAGCCTGAGCGATCTCCAAGACGATATTCGGTTACTGGTGATTGGAAGAGTCGGTGAGGACAGCACGCGCAGTGCCCAAAGTCTTGGCAGCCAGATTGAAGCGGTAGTCCGAACTATCCACCGCCCCATCCTGATTACAACCAGCCATTTCAGGAAACCTGAAACGGTCATGGTGGCATTTGACGGCAGCGCTACAGGCCACAAGACCGTACAGATGCTTGCTTCAAGCCCGCTGTGCGAAGGCCTGCCAATTCATATCGTCATGGTTGGTACGGACTCTGAAGAAAACCAGAACGAGCTGGAGAAAGCACGATCCACACTTGCCTCTTATGGCCTGCTAGTGCATGCCGAGATCCGCCCAGGCGAAGTAGAGTCGGTACTTCATGCGTATCAGGCAGAGCACGGCATTGACCTCTTAGTCATGGGGGCGTACGGGCACTCACGCATCAGGCAGTTTCTGGTAGGCAGCACGACCACGACGATGCTGCGAACATCCACTTTACCCGTATTGCTGCTTCGCTGAGCCAGTTCCACTGGCCACAGTATTTCCAGAACTGCGGAAATGCCGTGGCCACCCTGGACAATGACTAACTGATTTTGCCGTAACGAGACCACATGCAACTCATAACTGAAATTGTTCACCCCGAGCTGAAATCCAAGCAGGGCAGAGTATTCCGTCGACATGCAGCACGGGGCATCGTGATGCGGGGTGAACAGATCCTGTTGCTGTTCACCGAGCGTTATAACGACTTCAGCTTTCCTGGAGGCGGCCTTGATGGTGACGAGGACATTGTCACAGGCCTGAAGCGTGAGCTTGAGGAAGAGACTGGTGCTCGTGAAATACAGGTGCTCCAGCACTACGGTTACATCGAGGAGTACCGGCCCTACTGGAAGCCACAGTACGATCTGATGCACATGACCTCGCATTTTTATCAATGCGAAGTAGCGCCCCAGCTAGAGCCCGTGAGAATGGAAAGCCACGAAATCGCTAATGGTATGCGGCCTGTCTGGATCAACCTGCATGAAGCCATCGCGCACAATGAAGCCGTCATGCAGCGCCACGAGTCTTCGATGGGGCAATCAATTCTGCGCGAAACCTACATGCTCAGAAAAGTCGCTTCCGAATTGTTGATGCCAATCAGCCTTTGAGCTGACTATTTGGCGAAGTCCACTTAGCCTGTCTCAGGCAAGCATCCAATGCTGCGGGAGTAATTGAATCGCCCCGGATTCTTTAGACACCTTGCAAGCTCATCGCGTAACGCTTTTCAAGCTCCACCTTCAGGAGTTGCTTGATCGTTCGATCCCAATATCAGACTCTGAAGACGATGTGGCAAAATTCCCACCCGACTCGCCTGCACCTTCATGGCCCTACACTCCACGCCATTGTCATCCTCCCACTTGTCCATGACCATTCGACCTATTACCAGCACCCGCATGCTTTTGCTGTAAAGCTCCGAGTAGCGCTCCGCGTCTTTGTGCCAAAGCTCCACGTTGGCCCAGAAGCCGCCGCGATCCTCATACTCTCCGTCACCCTTCGGCACAGGGTTATCAAAGTAGACGTTCAGCCTGAGTAACCGCCTGGGATCTTTGTTTCCGTTGGCAAACTCCCTGAACTCAGGCTTCGTGCCGATGTTCCCCTCCCCCCAAAATTTGGTGGACATGGTCATACCTCCGATGTATTGCTTGTGACCCGCTGAGAAATTCGCTGCTGATAGATCTGCTCGGCAACTCGGATTTTGGACGCACACAGAAACGCCTGTCGGCTGATGCTGTGGATTAAGCTGATCTGCATGTTGATCGTTATGCGCTGAAGCTCCATGGCGTAAAGATCCGGAACCAGCCTGATCGGCGTCCTGTCATTGCCTAACAGGTCTACCCATAGATCGACTCCCATCTTGCTTCGATCCATTCGGCTCCAGCGCAGAAATACTGTCCCCGCTCCAGTCGACTGTCGCGTCATACGGATTGGAAGCAATGTGAACGGATAACGCTCAGCCTGAGCGAGAACCTCATCAGTAGCTAACTGAATTAGGCTGTTCATGAGCTGACCGCACACGTCACCAAATTGGATGAGTTCCCCCTTACCCTTAAAAGGTTTTAAAAGCCCTTTAAAGAAAGAAGCGTGTTCTATCGCTGAGAAGGCACTCTGTTGCAACGGCTGGAAGGCAGTGTGTTTCTCGCATACCGCCGATTTGGTAGCAATGAGAGCGCCGACGGTCTCTCCAGAACGAACCATGGGCCTATCCTCCACCAGCTTCTGTTCGTATCCTGGTTTCAGCTGGAGCCATGCAGAGTGGGCTATCAGGATCATCATCGGGATCGTCGCCCAGCCCTTCTTCCTGTGATCGACGTTGAATTATAGGAGGCGCAAACTCACAACGACGCGTCCCTTCCAAGATGTCCTGTGGCAGCTCTCCATACCTTTCTCGAGCCTCTCGGGCGACCGCGTTGTTCGTCACAAAGTCATCACGCGTGGAGCCCGAAACTTTGTACTGTTGAGCCAACCCAAAGAGACTACGAAGCACATACCCCCCGGCATTGATCCAGACTTCCATGTCTCGCCGGCCCATCAACGCAGTATGGTGGGCCAGCAGCAGCCGACGAACAATATCGTCATAGGCGATTAGCAGGTACACAGCCAAAAAGCCAAACGGAGAGTTGATGTAGACCGGTAGCGTAACTGGAAGAACGTTGAGGTTCTCACCCACACTTAATGCTTCAGGCAGGCTGTTCATGGACTGGTCCAACCGAGCTTTAATCTCTGCCAACTCAGATTTTGAAGACTCAAGTTTTTCGTGGATTCGGATCAGCCAGAAATCTGCATAGGGGTCGTCCCGCTCCGCTGCACGCTTCATTCTGTTCATCAAGCTGACGAAGCCACTCAAACCAACAATGCCGTTTTTGCCCTCTCCTGCTGGTCTGCCATTCCAGACACGGGCCGCATGATGGGTATGGAGAGTGAGTTTCATGGCACTGCGCAACGGGCCAAGATTTAGTTGAACAAGGTCAGACATGGATTGCTCCTGCAAGTAGATGTCACTGCATCAGTTTTGC comes from the Pseudomonas shahriarae genome and includes:
- a CDS encoding SulP family inorganic anion transporter; this translates as MLQKLRQTWFSNVRGDVLAGLVVALALIPEAIAFSIIAGVDPKVGLYASFCICTVIAFVGGRPGMISAATGAMALLMVTLVKEHGLQYLLAATLLCGVLQILAGYLKLGSLMRFVSRSVVTGFVNALAILIFMAQLPELTNVTWHVYAMTAAGLGIIYLFPYVPKIGKLIPSPLVCILTLTAIAIYLGLDIRTVGDMGQLPDTLPIFLWPEVPLNFETLRIIFPYSAALAVVGLLESMMTATIVDDLTDTTSNKNRECKGQGVANIAAGMLGGMAGCAMIGQSIINVKSGGRSRLSTLCAGVFLLLMVVFLGEWLSKIPMAALVAVMIMVSIGTFSWDSLRNLKEHPLSTNLVMVATVVVVVATHNLAYGVLVGVLLASLFFANKVGHYLDIKSTLEETKSHRTYYVVGQVFFSSADKFTEVFDFKEALNKVTIDLTQAHFWDITAVAALDKVVIKFRREGAEVEVLGLNEASATIVDRFGVHDKPGAIDKLMSH
- a CDS encoding universal stress protein; translated protein: MTHIMACIDNSQSSLAVCDYAAWASQRLSAPLTLLHVLDKEKYPASADLSGNIGLGSREHLLEELATLDAQRAKLALEHGQHMLEKARERTVHSGAMSPDMKQRHGHLVESLSDLQDDIRLLVIGRVGEDSTRSAQSLGSQIEAVVRTIHRPILITTSHFRKPETVMVAFDGSATGHKTVQMLASSPLCEGLPIHIVMVGTDSEENQNELEKARSTLASYGLLVHAEIRPGEVESVLHAYQAEHGIDLLVMGAYGHSRIRQFLVGSTTTTMLRTSTLPVLLLR
- a CDS encoding NUDIX hydrolase; its protein translation is MQLITEIVHPELKSKQGRVFRRHAARGIVMRGEQILLLFTERYNDFSFPGGGLDGDEDIVTGLKRELEEETGAREIQVLQHYGYIEEYRPYWKPQYDLMHMTSHFYQCEVAPQLEPVRMESHEIANGMRPVWINLHEAIAHNEAVMQRHESSMGQSILRETYMLRKVASELLMPISL
- a CDS encoding single-stranded DNA-binding protein produces the protein MSTKFWGEGNIGTKPEFREFANGNKDPRRLLRLNVYFDNPVPKGDGEYEDRGGFWANVELWHKDAERYSELYSKSMRVLVIGRMVMDKWEDDNGVECRAMKVQASRVGILPHRLQSLILGSNDQATPEGGA
- a CDS encoding DUF3158 family protein, which encodes MVRSGETVGALIATKSAVCEKHTAFQPLQQSAFSAIEHASFFKGLLKPFKGKGELIQFGDVCGQLMNSLIQLATDEVLAQAERYPFTLLPIRMTRQSTGAGTVFLRWSRMDRSKMGVDLWVDLLGNDRTPIRLVPDLYAMELQRITINMQISLIHSISRQAFLCASKIRVAEQIYQQRISQRVTSNTSEV
- a CDS encoding PFL_4669 family integrating conjugative element protein, encoding MSDLVQLNLGPLRSAMKLTLHTHHAARVWNGRPAGEGKNGIVGLSGFVSLMNRMKRAAERDDPYADFWLIRIHEKLESSKSELAEIKARLDQSMNSLPEALSVGENLNVLPVTLPVYINSPFGFLAVYLLIAYDDIVRRLLLAHHTALMGRRDMEVWINAGGYVLRSLFGLAQQYKVSGSTRDDFVTNNAVAREARERYGELPQDILEGTRRCEFAPPIIQRRSQEEGLGDDPDDDPDSPLCMAPAETRIRTEAGGG